The window ACCGGACCATCGAGTTCACCGACGAGGCCGAGGACTGGTTCGCGTTCATCAACCTGATGGACGCCCACCTCCCCATCTACCCGCCCGAGGAGTACCGCGAGGAGTTCGCTCCCGGGGTCGACCCGACCGCAGTCTGTCAGAACTCGAAGGAGTACAACTCCGGGGCCCGGGACATCCCCGAGCAGGAGTTCGACGACATCCGCGGGCTGTACGACGCCGAGATACGGCACATCGACGCCCAGCTGGAGCGGCTGTTCGACCACCTCAAGCGGACCGACCAGTGGGAGGATACCACGGTCGTCGTCTGTGCGGACCACGGCGAACTCCACGGCGAACACGGGCTGTACGGCCACGAGTTCTGCATCTACGACCCGCTGGTGAACGTGCCGCTCATGGTCAAATCGCCCGGGCTGGCGCCGGGGCGCGACGAGACGACCGTCGAACTGCTCGATCTCTACCACACGACGCTCGATGCAGCCGGTGCGACCGACGCCGCCGGCACACCCGACCACGGTGGCGAGGCGTTCGACCCGACGCGGTCACTCCTGCGCGAGGAGGCCCGCGCGTTCGAGGGCGGCGAGTACGGCTTCGTCGAGTACCACCGCCCGGTGGTGGAGCTGAACCAGCTCGAGACGAAGGCCAGCGAGGCCGGCATCACCCTGGACGAGGACTCCCGGTTCTACTCCCGGATGCGCGCGGCGCGGCGGGCCGACGCGAAGTACATCCGCAACGAGCGCATCCCCGACGAGGGCTACCGGCTGGACGGGGACCCCGGCGAGACGGAGACCGTCGGGACCGACGACCCTGCTGTCGCCGAGGCCGAGGAGACGCTCGCCGAGTTCGAGGCGTGGGTCGGCGGCGAGTGGTCCGAGGTGGACGGCGACGACGTACTGGGCGACATGAGCGACGACGCCAAATCCCGACTGCAGGACCTGGGCTACATGGAATGACGGGCGAGGGGCGCCAGTTCGTGGAGTTCGCCACCCGCGAGACGCTGGCCAAGACCGGCATCGGCTTCCTGGTGGCGGTCGTCTTCCTCTACCTCGTGGCTGTCGGCCTCGGCGTCGAGAAGGTGTCGCAGGCGCTGGCCGGCGCCGAGTGGGAGTGGGTCGCGCTGGGCTGTCTGTCGACGGCGTTCTGTCTCGCCGCGTGGGGGAAGGCCTGGCAGATCGTCCTCCAGGTGGTCGGCATCGACGTGCCGTACCGCCGGCTCGTCGTGACGTATTTCGCGGCCACGTTCGCCAACTACGTCACGCCGCTGGGACAGGCCGGCGGCGAGCCGTTCATCGCGTACGTCCTCTCGCGGGACACGGACGCGAGCTACGAGGACTCGCTGGCGTCGGTCGTGACGGCGGACCTGCTCAACCTGCTGCCCTTCTTCAGCTTCGCGGCCGTCGGCCTGGGCGTGCTGCTGACACGGCCGTCGCTCCCGGCGGCGACGCGACCGCTCGCCTTCGGCCTGTTCGGGATGGCCGTTGGCATCCCCGCGCTCACGGGTGCGGGCTGGTTCTGGCGCGAGCGCGTCCGGAGCGGCATCCTCCGGCTGGTCGCGCCGGTCGCGAAGCGGACCAGCCGCGTCAGCGTCGCGGGCGCCGCCGAGCGCCTCGACGACCTGTACGCCGCGTTCGGCCGGGTCGCCCAGGACCCGCGCGCGCTGGTGAAGGCGGTCGGCTTCGCCTACGTCGGCTGGGTGTTCTTCGCCCTCCCCCTGTACTGTGCCGGGCAGGCGCTCGGCGTCGACATCAGTCCGCTGACGGTGCTGTTCGTCGTCCCCGCCTCGACGCTGGCCGGGATGGTCCCCACGCCCGGCGGGCTAGGCGGCGTGGAGGCCGCCCTGGTGGCGCTGCTGGTCGCCGTGGCCATCGAGTCGGCCGCACTCGCGCTCGCCATCGCGCTGGTCTACCGCGTGGTGTCGTACTGGTTCGCCCTCGGTGTCGGCGGGACGGCGGCGCTGACGGTCGTGAAACGTGCCTGAGCGATACCGGCGCGACGCTTAACCGGGTGGCGTACCTCCCGATACGTATGAGCGACACGGCGACCGCCGACAGCCCGACACATCTCGACGACGAGGCCGCGCTGGATGCCTTCCTCGCCGACCACGACCGCGCGCTGGTCGAGTTCTACACGGATGGCTGCTCGATATGCGCGTCGATGGAACCCGTCCTGGGGAACGTCGCCCGCGCGACGGACGTGGCGGTGGCGCTGGTGAACCCGCGCGACGACCCGCCGCTGGTCGAGCGGTTCGCCGTGCAGAGCGTCCCGCTGCTGGTCTACTTCGAGGACGGGGAGCCGGTCGCCCGGAAGGCCGAGGGGTTCGTCGGGGCCGACGACGTGCTGGCGTTCGTCGACGCGGCCGACGAGTGAGCGGCCACCGAAGCCTCGCCGCCGGAGTAACGAATTTGTGAATCGCCCGAAGTAGACACACACGATGTCGACGAGGACGAGCGTCCGCGGGACGATACAGGGGATGGGGAATCGGGCGAACCCGGCGTTCGCGGCCGGCGCCGTGGCCGTGCCGGTGCTGGCACTGGCGTACGTGCTGGTGAACGGGACCGTCCAGCAGCACACGTACGTCCACGTGATGGCCGGCGTGCTGTGGACGGGCATCGACCTGTTCATGGCCGCCGTGCTGGGGCCGGTGCTGGGCGGGCTGGACGTCGACGCTCGGGCGGACGTGTTCCAGCGGTTCACGCCGAAGATGACGTTCCTGATGCCGGTCCTGGCGCTGGTCACCATCGTCGGCGGTATCACGCTCGCACTGCGGCTGGGCTACTTCCCGAACGCCGACCCGTGGCTGGCGCTGCTGAACTTCGCCATCGTGGTGCCGGCGCTGCTGGCCATCGGTTACCAGTTCCGGGCGTTCGGCGACCGACGCTGGCAGGCCGTGTTCGCCGTCGCCACCGTGGCGAGCATCGCCTACCTCGCGATAACGCTGCCGGAGTTCGCCATGACCTCGACGGTCATCGCAGTGTCGCTCGGCATCGTGGTCGTGCTGAGCGTGCTGGGCTTCGGCGTCCTGATGCCCGGCGAGGTACTGATGTACAGGGAGATGACCTCCGCGGACCCCGACACCCAGCGCATCGCCGACATCGGGATGCGGAACGCGAAGCTGGCGGGCATCCAGGGGGTCTTCCAGCTCAGCATCGTCTTCGTGATGGTGTCGCTACGGTGGGGTGGCTTCTGAGACACGCCGCGAGACTCACCGCTCGCGCCACCGCAGGTCCGGGGTCCACACCTCGGGAGCCAGCCCGAGTCGGCCCGTCCGTGCCCGGACCCACCCCGCGATGGCCACGATTCCGAGCAGGATGGCCGCCACGCCCAGCAGGCCCGCCTCCGGGCCGAACCGCCCGCCGGTCACGAGGTCGGGCCCCGTCTCGCGCGTGCGGACGAGCGCGACCCCGACCCGGACACCGCTGACCGGGAAGCCGAACAGGACCCCCTGGGCGTAGTTCCACGAGAAGTGCAGGCCCAGCGGGATGTCCAGCTCCCCGCTGAGGACGTAGCCGGCCGCGAGGAACACGCCCGCGAACGCGATGGTGGCCGTGCTCGCCAGCGTCGCGTTCGGATTGGCGGCGTGGAGCAGGCCGAACAGCCCCGAGGTCAGGAGGACGGCCACCGCGAGCGCGGTACGCCCGGTGACAGGGCCGATACGGAGCCCCTCGGCGAGGTTCGTGAGCAGGTAGCCCCGGACAGCGAGTTCCTCGGTGATGGAGACGCCGGCGAAGGTGACCAGCAGCGTCGCGCCGAGGACGAGGAAGGAGGCCCCGGGCGAGGCGTAGAGGGTGTCGGTCACCCGGAACCACCCCGCGGCGACGCCCACGAGAACGATGCCCGCCATGAGCGCGACACCGAGCGCGGAGCCGAACGCGCAGTCGATCCACCACTCGCGGTCGACGTGGAACCCGAGGTCCGAGAGCCGGCGCCGGTCGAGGCCGACAGCCGCGATGCCGACCGCGAGTGCGACCGTGGCGACCGAGACCAGCGCGGCGGCCACACGGACGAGCGGGCCGACCTCCGACCCCGGGAGCGCCGACGCCAGCGCAGTCCCGCCGGCGCCGTCGGTGAGGAACCGGCCCACCGCGACCGCCCCGCGACCGAGGAGGGCGAGCAGGACCACCGCGAGCGCGAGCCGGATGGGGAGTCGGGGGCGCCGCTCCGCCCGGTTCCAGCCGAGCCAGACCACGCGGTCGAGGAGCCAGCCGAGCGGTTCGGGGAGCCTGGGGGACACGGGGGGACCGAGACACGGCTGGAAGAAGAGTCCCGGGGGCCACAGGTCGGGAGCGCCTCGAGTGCCGCCTCAGGTGCCCTCGACCAGCCGCTCCAGCTGTTCGGGTGGCACGGCACCGCGGGCCGCGTACCCCTCGTACGTGAACGTCGGGACGCCCGTGACGCCCGTCTCCCGTGCCGCGTCGAACCGTTCGGTCAGCGCCGCGCGGAGGTCCTCGTCGGCGAGCGCCTCGTGGACGACCGCGGCGTCGAGGCCCACCTCCTCGGCGATGTCGACGAGCACGTCCGCGTCGCCGATGTCACGGCCATCCGTCCAGAGTGCTGCCAGGAGCGCCTCGTCCAGCGCGAGCCAGGTCTCGTACGGTTCGGCCTGCTTCACGCGGTAGGAGACCAGTTGCGCCGGGAGGGAGTCCACCTCCATCGCGGTCTCGAGGGTCATCTCCACGTCGTAGCGCTCCTGCAGGCGCCGGACGTTCTCCTTGGCCTGCTCGAAGTACTCGTCGTCCTTCCCGTCGTCGACGGAGTGGTCGATGCTGCCGTCGGGGCGGCGCTTGTTCGACCGGAGGTCGAACGGGTGCCAGTCGATCTCGAGTGACTCCTCGCGGCCGGCCTGGTAGCGCGACAGCGACTCGCGGCCGAGGTAGCAGAACGGGCAGACGTAGTCGGAGTAGACGGTGATAGCGTCGGTCACACTCGCACGGAAGGGCCCGCGCCACAAGAGTTGGCGGGCGACCGTACGGGTCGTGCACGACCGCGTGGGCGGGCGCCGCGACCGGCCAGCCCCGGCATGACCGGGGTGTGATTCATACCGGCAGCCCTCCCGCCCGTCACCATGAGCGACCCCTATCCGGTGTCGGTGCCCGAGCCCCCGACCGACCTCGTCCGGGGGCCGACCCGCCTCGACACCCTCGACCTGTCCGAGACCGACGGGCACGACGCCGAAGCGTTCGTCAAGCGCGACGACCGGACCGGCGGCCCCGCACAGGGGAACAAGCTCCGCAAGCTGGAGTACCTCCTCGGCGACGCCGCGGACGCCGGCGCGGACGTACTCGTGACCGGCGGGGGCGTGCAGTCGAACCACTGCCGGGCGACGGCCGTCGTCGCCGCCGAGCGCGGGCTGGACTGTCACCTCGTCCTGCTGGGCGAGGAGCCCGAGGAGCCCGACGGGAACCTGCTGCTCTCGCGGGTGGCCGGGGCCGACGTGGAGTACTGCCCGTGGACGGAGTTCAGCGGCGACCTCGACAACGAACTCGGCGAGGCGGCCGACCGACTCCGGGAGGCGGGCTGCGACCCGTTCGTCGTGCCGCTGGGCGGCTCCACCGCCCGGGGCTCGCTGGGGTACGTCCGGGCGTACGCAGAGTGCCGGCGGCAGGCCGCGGGACACGCAGACGCGGACGTGGCGGCCGGCGACGCCCCGGTCGACAGTATCCACGTCGCCACCGGTTCCGGCGGGACGCTCGCTGGGCTCGTGGCGGGGGCGCTGCTCGCGGGCGACGACACCGACGTCGTGGGCGTCGACGTGACCCCGTACGGCGCGACGTACCTCGAGCAGGTCGTGACCGACCTCGTCCACGGCGTCGGCGAGGAACTGGACCACGCATTCGACGACGCGGCGGTCGAGCGGGCCGTCACCGTCCGGTCGGGTTACGTCGGGCCTGGGTACGGCGAACCGGCCGAGGCGGACGCCGAGGCCATCGTCGCCGCCGGACGCGACGTCGGGCTGGTGCTGGACCCGACGTACACGGGCAAGGCGTTCCGGGCGTTCCGCGAGCACCTCGCCGACGCCGACGCGGGTCGGCACCTGTTCGTCCACACCGGCGGCTCGTACGGGCTGTTCCCGAAACGCGAGGCGGTGGGCGCGGCGCTCGAGCGGGCCGAGCGGGAGGACGGACGCTGACGGACGGGGCACGGGGTGCCACTCGGTACCGTAGCACGCAACAGCTATATTCTCACCTGGCGTATGTGTTGTATGAACATCACCCTACTCGAGAATCACTGGTACGACGCGACGTTCAGCCCCAGCGCCCGCTTCGGACGCGCCGAGGGCGAGGAACACGAGGGCAAGCACGTGGAGGTAGAGCCGGCACCCGAGTCCGACGGCTCCCGCGGTCCCGTCATCATGCTGGGCCCGATGCTCGTCGTCGCCGGCGTCGTCGCCGCCGTCATCGCCGCCCGGCGTGCCCGAGCCCGGCGTGCGGAGCGGGCCGAGGAACTGCGACGCATCGAGGTCGACGCCATCGGGTACACCAACGACATCACCGAGTGAGCTGCTGTCGAACACTAGATATCTCGTAATCCTGCCTATAGATATCAGAGAACCCATAATAACACATATATCCAACCCCTATTCCGGTTGTGGTCGTAATTTCGCTCGAAAACCACGGTGCATCGTCACTCGCAGGTCGGGACAGGGTTAACCACCATCGGGGTCGAACAGGTGGTCAATGACCGGTGACGAGGGGGAACCAGCGGTACGGACCGAGGGACTCGCAAAGCACTACGGGGACGTGACGGCGCTGGACGACCTGTCGCTGACCGTCCCGCGGGGGGAGCTGTTCGGCTTCCTCGGTCCGAACGGGGCGGGGAAGTCGACGACCATCAACATCCTGACCGGGCAGCTCGTGCCCGACGAGGGGACCGCCGAGGTGGTAGGCATCGACCCCGTCGCGGAGCCGGTCCGGGCGCGCGAGGCGGTGGGTATCCTGCCGGAGAACGGTCGGCCGCCCTCCTTCCTCACCGTCCGTGAGTACTTCGAGTTCGTCGCGGCCACCCGCGACCTCGACGACGCGGCGGTCCAGCCCCGCGTGGACGCGTGGGCCGACCGGCTGGAGTTCGAGCACAAGCTCGACACGCTCTGTACGGACCTCTCGCAGGGCGAACGCCAGAAGGTACTCATCACGCAGGCGTTCCTCCACGAGCCCGACGTCGTGTTCATCGACGAGCCGCTGACGAACCTCGACCCCATCATGCAGGAGCGGGTGAAGCGGTTCTTCCGGGAGTACCGCGCCGACGGCAACACGCTGTTCCTCTCGACGCACTTCATCGGGACCGCCGAGGAGGTCTGCACGCAGGTCGGCATCATCAACCGCGGCCGGCTGCTCGCCGAGATCGACCCGCGCGAACTCGGGGCCGAGGAGAGCCTTCTGGACCGCTTCTTCGCCGCGGTCGACGCCGACTCGAAGGAAGGGGCCGAAATCGGCGAGGGGCTGGCGACCGACGCCGCCGACCCCGCGGCGATGGCCGAAGAGGAGGCCGTCGAGGCCGAGACGGACGGCGGCGAGGCGAGTGACGCGGGACGTGGGCCGTCGGACGGCCGGTCCGACGGCGGCGACCCCGGATACGGGGGGACGGGGGACCGGTAGATGGGCGTCTCGTACCGCTACCTGTTCGACCGGATGGTCCGCGAGGAGTGGCGGCTCCACAGCGAACTGTTCGGGGGAGCCCGGTTCGCCATGTTCCCGCTGTTCGTTGCGCTCGTCGCGGCCGGGACGGCGACGTTCTTCGCGCTGGGGAACGCCGCGGCCGACACGCTGCTCGGAGGGCTCCACCTCGTCGTCGCGCTGCTGGGACTGCAGGTCGGCACCGTCGGGCTCGTCGGCCGGGACGCGCTGGAGGACCTCCTCGGGGACACGACGCTGCTGCTGTTCGCCGCGCGCACGCTCCCCGTCTCCTTCCGCCGGCTGATGGTCGCGTTCGTGTTCAAGGACGTGCTCTACTACGCGTTCCTGTTCATCCTGCCGCTCGCGGTAGGCGTGGCGCCGCTGGCGTACTTCGGACTCGTCCCGTGGACGACGGTGCCGCTCGTGTTCGTCACGGCGGCCGGGATGTTCACGCTGGGCGTGTCGCTGTCGCTGTTCCTCGTGGGCGTCTACACGCGCTCGCGGCTCGCGTCGCTCGCGGTCACCGGCACCGTCGTCGCCGCGCTCGTGCTGCGGGGCGCGACCGTCGTCAGCGTCACGCCGTACCAGCTCGTCTCGCGGGTGACCCCCGCCGCGGTCGCCGGGAGCGTCCTGCTCCCGGTCGCCCTGACGGCGGTCGGCATCGCGCTGTTCGAGTTCGACCGGCGCACGCCCGCCCGCACGGCGCGCGACCGGTTCCGCTTCCTGCACTCGCGGCTCGGGCGGCTGGACCAGCAGGGTGCACTCACGAAGTCGCTGCTCGACGTCGGGCGGTCGTCGGGCGGCCTCTGGAAGGTCGTCTTCTCGCAGGGGCTCGTCTTCGGCGTCCTCGCCGTGTTGCTCGCGTATCTGCCAGAGGTCGTCCCCGTCCGGCCGGCGCCGGGGCTGACCATCGCCACCATCCTCGCGCTGGGGACGTTCACCACGTACAACTGGCTCTGCCAGTTCGAGGACGAGCAGTTCTACCTCCGATACCCGGTGAGCCTGCCGACGGTGTTCCGCGCGAAGCTCATCGGGTTCGCCGTCCTCGCGCTCCCGGTCGGGCTGGCCTACCTCGCGCTGGGCGGGCTCGTCTTCGGCTACGACACCGCCGTCGTCGGGCTACTCGTCTTCCCGCCGCTCTCGATGTACGTCTTCGGCGTCACATCGTACGTCGCCGGGCTGGAGCCGACCGAGCTGCTGTTCGACACGCCGACGTTCGCGCTGTTCACGCTCGCGATGATGGCCGTCCTCATGCCCTTGGTCATCCTCGCCATCGCGTACCCCCTGTATCCGCCGCTGCAGACCGGCGGCGCCGCGGTCGGCATCGGGCTGGTCGCGGGCGGCATCGGGGTGGGCCTCTACACCCGGACCGGGGCGCGCTGGGAGCGGAAGGCGCTCGCCGGAGCAGACTGAAACCCGGGCAGACGACGGGGGGGGCGCCACTCGCCGCGGCCGGAGACGACCACCACCGCTATGGTCGTCACGCCCGCAGCCATGTCCATGAGTACGCGACGCCCCGCACCCGTCGAGCGGCCGGTGGTCCTCACCATCGCGGGTTCGGATTCCGGCGGCGGCGCCGGCATCCAGGCCGACCTGAAGACCATCGAGGCCTGCGGCGGCTTCGGCACCTCCGCGGTGACGGCCGTCACCGCGCAGAACACGACCGGCGTCCACGGCACCCACGTCCTCCCCGTCGAGGAGGTCAAGGCGCAGCTGGACGCCGTCCTCGCGGACTTCGACGTGGCCGCAGTCAAGACGGGGATGCTCGCGACCACCGAGGTCGTCGAGACCGTCACGCGCTACGTCGAGGACCTGGACTGCCCGCTCGTCGTGGACCCGGTGATGGTCGCGGCGTCGGGCGACCGCCTGCTCGCCCCAGAGGCCGAGGACGCCTACGAGGCCCTCGTCGGAGCGGCGACGCTCGTCACGCCGAACGCCGACGAGGCCGCGGTGCTGACCGACGTGGACGTCGCGGACGAGGCCGGCGCGCGCCTCGCCGGCCAGCGCCTCCTCACGTGGGGCGCCGAGGGCGCGCTCGTCAAGGGGGGACACATCCCCGGCAAGGAGGTGCTGGACACGCTCGTCACCGCCGACTACATCGAGACGGCCCGGCACCCGCGCATCGACACCGAGGCGACCCACGGGTCGGGCTGTACGCTCGCCTCGGCGGCGGCCACGCATCTCGCACACGGCGAACCGCTCCGCGAGGCCGTCGGCGAGAGCGTCGACCTGCTGGAGCGGGCGGTGCGCTACCACCACGACGTGGGCGAGGGGCCCGGCGCCGTCCACCACCTCGTCGACGTACGCAACGCGGCCGCACGCGACCCGACCGCCGAACGGGTGCAGGACGTGGTGGACTGGTTCGTCGACCGGGACGTGTCGCCGCTCGTTCCCGAGGTGGGCATGAACGTCGTGGGTGCGACACCCTACGCCGAGGTGCCCGAGGAGACGGCTGCCGTCGAGGGGCGCATCACCCGCACCCTGTCGGGCGTCCAGCCCAACCGGGGCGTGCGCTTCGGCGCGTCCAGCCACGTGGCCCGCTTCCTGCTCGCCGCCCGGGAGTACGTTCCCGAGGTGCGCTGGGCGGTCAACTGCCGGTTCACGGACGACGTGGAGGCCGCCCTCTCGACGCTGGACGGACCTGTCGCGGAGTACGACCGCGACGCCCAGCCCGAGGACGTGGCCGAAATCGAGGAGTCGACGATGCAGTGGGGCGCGCGGCAGGTGTTCGGCTCGCTGGACGGAGATGAGGCGCGGCCGGTCGTGGTGCTGGACCGGGGCGCCCACGGGAAAGAGCCCATCGCGAAGTTCGTCGGGACGGACGCGCGGCGGGTGGCCGAGCGCGTGGTGAGCGTGGTCGAGACACTGGAATCCGGCGAGAGCGAATAGAACCGCCGGGCTGGTGCGCTATTCGAGATATCACCAGCAAGAGAGGACAGGAGTCCAGTCTCCGTCTAGTCCGCGCTCGCGGCGCCGGCCACCAGTTCCTCCGGCGGCCCGCCGGGCAGCTCGTCGCGGTCGTGGGCGGCCGTGAAGTCGAGGTCGGGCCCGACCGCGACGAACGCGGTCGGGTTGATGTCCGTGTGGGTCGTGTAGTAGTGCTCCTTGATGTGGGCCATGTTGACCGTCTCCGCGATACCCGGCGTCTGGTAGATGTCGCGCACGTACGGCCAGAGGTTGTCGTACTGCTCGATGAGCTGCCTGTTGCACTTGAAGTGGGTGTGGTACACCTGGTCGAAGCGGACGAGCGTCGCGAACATCCGGAGATCAGCCAGCGTCAGGCGTTCGCCGTCGGCCGCGAGGTAGCGCTGGTCCGCGAGCACGTCGTCCCAGTGGTCGAGTGCGTCGAACAGCTCGGAAATGGCGGTCTCGTAGGCCTCCTGCGTGCCCGCGAATCCGGCTCGGTAGACGCCGTTGTTGATGGGGTCGTAGATGGCGTCGACGACCTCGTCGACCTCCTCGCGGATGTCGGCGGGGTAGAGGTCGACACCGTTGCCCACGTCCGTCATCTCGGTGGCGAGCATCCGCATGATCTCGATGGACTCGTTGTTGACGATGGTCTCCTCCTGCGTATCCCATAGTACCGGGACGGTCACCCGGCCGGTGTACGAGGGGTCGGCCTCGACGTAGGCCTCGCCGAGATAGTCGAAGCCGTTGATGCGGTCGGTCGTGCAGTCGTCCTTCTCGGGGGTGAACTGCCACCCCTTCTCGTCGCGGTACGGGTCGACGATGTCCATGGTGATGGCGTCCTCCAGCCCCAGCAGCGACCGGACCATCGCCGCGCCGTGGGCCCAGGGGCAGGCCCGGGAGATATAGAGGTGATAGCGGTCGCTCTCGACGGGGAACTCCTCGCCGAGCGCGTCCCGGAAGGTCGTCGGCTGCCGGTCGAACTCGCCCTCCTCGTCGCTGAACTCGTACGTGTCGGTGCGCCACTCGCCGTCGACGAACATGTTGACCATGACTGGTCACCCCTACACGCGCGAGACATATCAGCGTCGTCGTGACACGGGTGTTACCAGCTATAGCGCCCGAAACCGACGCTCAGGACGGCCGGGCGTACAGAGGCCGGCGGTTGCCATGGACGCCGAAACCGCCGACAGGTTCAAGTCAGTGTGAGTCATTGACACCCACTGTAATGGGAGACACGAAGAAGGGCCGTGAGCGGAAGGGTCTGGTGAAGCGAGAACAGCGACGCGAGCGCGACATCGAGAAAGCGATCGAACACCAGGACGAGGACGTCGACTTCGAAGAACTGTACGAGGGCGAGGAGCTCGAACTATAACGGGACCTCTCACACCTTCTACCGTCAGCTACCACCACAGCGGCAGCCACGCGGGGAGCGGCCGACCGCGCCGACGTGGAGCGCCCAGCGCCCGCCAGGCAACTCCGGGGAGAGGCATCCGCGCCGTGCAGCCCACGACCGTCAGTCGAACGAGACGGCGTGGAGTCGGCCGTCGCCGTACGGCACCAGCACCTCGTCCCGACCGTCCGCGTCCACGTCGGCCGTGACGGCGGGCGTGTAGAGCGAGCGGTCGCCCCCGCGGTCGAACGTCGCGCGGACGGCCCCGTCGCCCGCGAGGACCGCGACGACGCCGTCGCCCGTCACCGCGACGACCTCCGGCCGGCCGTCACCGTCCACGTCACCGGCCGTCGCGGGCGGGACCGAGCGCAGCGGTGCCTCGGAGAGCGAGTCGCTCGTCCACTCGACCGCGCCCGTGTCGCCCGCCAGCGCCCGGACGCGGGCGTCCTCGCCGGTCACGTAGACCTCGACCGTGCCGTCGTCGTCGCCGTCGAGGGCAGGCCCGACCGCCGCGAGGTCACCCGGGACGCCGTAGCGCCACTCGACCGTGCCGTCACGGCCGTCGAACGCGACGGTCTCACCGTCAGCGGTCGTGACCAGGAACTCGACCGCAGCGTCGGCGTCCACGTCGGCGGTCGTGGCCCAGACGATGGCGCCGTCGACGGTGGTGTTCCAGTCGCGGACGCCGTCGCCGGTGAAGGCGACGACGTGGCCGTCCCCGGTTCCGAGGACGAGTTCGGGCGCGCCGTCGGCGTCGAAGTCGGCGACGACAGGGTCCGCGAAGGTGTAGGCGTCGAGCGAGCGCCGCCAGACCACACCGTCCGGGCGGACGACGAGCAGTTCGCCGCGGGCGTCGACCGTCACGAGCTCG of the Haloglomus salinum genome contains:
- a CDS encoding sulfatase, whose protein sequence is MSETADSAGTGDAGGQADGNVLFVVLDTVRKDHLTPYGYDRPTTPVLEEFAAEARVYENAVAQAPWTLPSHASMFTGLYPSDHAATQEDPYLGDDIGTLAQAVRASGRATACYSSNAWITPYTRLTAGFDRQDNFFEVMPGEFLSGTLADLWQRINDNDRLRSVADRLVELGNTVHEYLASGEGADTKTPEVIDRTIEFTDEAEDWFAFINLMDAHLPIYPPEEYREEFAPGVDPTAVCQNSKEYNSGARDIPEQEFDDIRGLYDAEIRHIDAQLERLFDHLKRTDQWEDTTVVVCADHGELHGEHGLYGHEFCIYDPLVNVPLMVKSPGLAPGRDETTVELLDLYHTTLDAAGATDAAGTPDHGGEAFDPTRSLLREEARAFEGGEYGFVEYHRPVVELNQLETKASEAGITLDEDSRFYSRMRAARRADAKYIRNERIPDEGYRLDGDPGETETVGTDDPAVAEAEETLAEFEAWVGGEWSEVDGDDVLGDMSDDAKSRLQDLGYME
- a CDS encoding ABC transporter ATP-binding protein translates to MTGDEGEPAVRTEGLAKHYGDVTALDDLSLTVPRGELFGFLGPNGAGKSTTINILTGQLVPDEGTAEVVGIDPVAEPVRAREAVGILPENGRPPSFLTVREYFEFVAATRDLDDAAVQPRVDAWADRLEFEHKLDTLCTDLSQGERQKVLITQAFLHEPDVVFIDEPLTNLDPIMQERVKRFFREYRADGNTLFLSTHFIGTAEEVCTQVGIINRGRLLAEIDPRELGAEESLLDRFFAAVDADSKEGAEIGEGLATDAADPAAMAEEEAVEAETDGGEASDAGRGPSDGRSDGGDPGYGGTGDR
- the thiD gene encoding bifunctional hydroxymethylpyrimidine kinase/phosphomethylpyrimidine kinase, which gives rise to MSTRRPAPVERPVVLTIAGSDSGGGAGIQADLKTIEACGGFGTSAVTAVTAQNTTGVHGTHVLPVEEVKAQLDAVLADFDVAAVKTGMLATTEVVETVTRYVEDLDCPLVVDPVMVAASGDRLLAPEAEDAYEALVGAATLVTPNADEAAVLTDVDVADEAGARLAGQRLLTWGAEGALVKGGHIPGKEVLDTLVTADYIETARHPRIDTEATHGSGCTLASAAATHLAHGEPLREAVGESVDLLERAVRYHHDVGEGPGAVHHLVDVRNAAARDPTAERVQDVVDWFVDRDVSPLVPEVGMNVVGATPYAEVPEETAAVEGRITRTLSGVQPNRGVRFGASSHVARFLLAAREYVPEVRWAVNCRFTDDVEAALSTLDGPVAEYDRDAQPEDVAEIEESTMQWGARQVFGSLDGDEARPVVVLDRGAHGKEPIAKFVGTDARRVAERVVSVVETLESGESE
- a CDS encoding CPBP family intramembrane glutamic endopeptidase; translated protein: MSPRLPEPLGWLLDRVVWLGWNRAERRPRLPIRLALAVVLLALLGRGAVAVGRFLTDGAGGTALASALPGSEVGPLVRVAAALVSVATVALAVGIAAVGLDRRRLSDLGFHVDREWWIDCAFGSALGVALMAGIVLVGVAAGWFRVTDTLYASPGASFLVLGATLLVTFAGVSITEELAVRGYLLTNLAEGLRIGPVTGRTALAVAVLLTSGLFGLLHAANPNATLASTATIAFAGVFLAAGYVLSGELDIPLGLHFSWNYAQGVLFGFPVSGVRVGVALVRTRETGPDLVTGGRFGPEAGLLGVAAILLGIVAIAGWVRARTGRLGLAPEVWTPDLRWRER
- a CDS encoding 1-aminocyclopropane-1-carboxylate deaminase/D-cysteine desulfhydrase: MSDPYPVSVPEPPTDLVRGPTRLDTLDLSETDGHDAEAFVKRDDRTGGPAQGNKLRKLEYLLGDAADAGADVLVTGGGVQSNHCRATAVVAAERGLDCHLVLLGEEPEEPDGNLLLSRVAGADVEYCPWTEFSGDLDNELGEAADRLREAGCDPFVVPLGGSTARGSLGYVRAYAECRRQAAGHADADVAAGDAPVDSIHVATGSGGTLAGLVAGALLAGDDTDVVGVDVTPYGATYLEQVVTDLVHGVGEELDHAFDDAAVERAVTVRSGYVGPGYGEPAEADAEAIVAAGRDVGLVLDPTYTGKAFRAFREHLADADAGRHLFVHTGGSYGLFPKREAVGAALERAEREDGR
- a CDS encoding thioredoxin family protein, with product MSDTATADSPTHLDDEAALDAFLADHDRALVEFYTDGCSICASMEPVLGNVARATDVAVALVNPRDDPPLVERFAVQSVPLLVYFEDGEPVARKAEGFVGADDVLAFVDAADE
- a CDS encoding DsbA family oxidoreductase, with protein sequence MTDAITVYSDYVCPFCYLGRESLSRYQAGREESLEIDWHPFDLRSNKRRPDGSIDHSVDDGKDDEYFEQAKENVRRLQERYDVEMTLETAMEVDSLPAQLVSYRVKQAEPYETWLALDEALLAALWTDGRDIGDADVLVDIAEEVGLDAAVVHEALADEDLRAALTERFDAARETGVTGVPTFTYEGYAARGAVPPEQLERLVEGT
- a CDS encoding lysylphosphatidylglycerol synthase transmembrane domain-containing protein — encoded protein: MTGEGRQFVEFATRETLAKTGIGFLVAVVFLYLVAVGLGVEKVSQALAGAEWEWVALGCLSTAFCLAAWGKAWQIVLQVVGIDVPYRRLVVTYFAATFANYVTPLGQAGGEPFIAYVLSRDTDASYEDSLASVVTADLLNLLPFFSFAAVGLGVLLTRPSLPAATRPLAFGLFGMAVGIPALTGAGWFWRERVRSGILRLVAPVAKRTSRVSVAGAAERLDDLYAAFGRVAQDPRALVKAVGFAYVGWVFFALPLYCAGQALGVDISPLTVLFVVPASTLAGMVPTPGGLGGVEAALVALLVAVAIESAALALAIALVYRVVSYWFALGVGGTAALTVVKRA